A genomic window from Silene latifolia isolate original U9 population chromosome Y, ASM4854445v1, whole genome shotgun sequence includes:
- the LOC141632719 gene encoding uncharacterized protein LOC141632719, with protein sequence MYFDGAARQDGAGAGVVFVTPQNHLMPYAFTLTQLCTNNMAEYQALILGLQMAIEIGVRDMDIYGDSELVVNQVLGEYEVKKEDLIPYHQWALQLLNQLDDIHVGHVPRSANKLADALANLAATLALGVEEFMKVPGCNRWAVSLLEGE encoded by the coding sequence ATGTACTTTGACGGTGCTGCAAGGCAAGATGGAGCTGGAGCTGGAGTTGTAttcgtaactccacaaaatcatcttATGCCATATGCCTTTACACTCACTCAGTTGTGTACAAATAATATGGCAGAATACCAAGCTCTTATACTCGGCCTTCAAATGGCGATTGAAATAGGCGTCAGGGATATGGACATCTACGGAGACTCAGAGTTAGTGGTCAACCAAGTCCTTGGTGAATATGAAGTGAAAAAGGAAGACTTGATCCCCTACCATCAATGGGCATTACAACTGCTGAATCAACTTGACGACATCCATGTTGGTCATGTACcaaggagtgccaataagttggctGACGCGCTTGCTAATCTTGCAGCCACTTTGGCACTGGGGGTAGAAGAGTTTATGAAAGTCCCAGGCTGCAACCGCTGGGCAGTATCTTTGCTTGAAGGAGAATAA